The following are encoded together in the Chaetodon auriga isolate fChaAug3 chromosome 4, fChaAug3.hap1, whole genome shotgun sequence genome:
- the LOC143319396 gene encoding E3 ubiquitin-protein ligase TRIM21-like yields the protein MSAANNQMSENQFLCSICLDVFTDPVTTPCGHNFCKNCITEHWKINESCQCPMCKEAFTTRPDLRVNTFISEMVAQFRQSAQQEVSSSSSSEQQVSKPGEVLCDVCTGTKLKALKSCLVCLVSYCETHLEPHLTASRLKRHQLIDPVENLEGRMCMKHDKPLELFCKTDHTCVCMLCTVLDHKTHDVVPLREEYDGKKAELRKTEDVIQQVIQKRRLKIEEIKQSVRLSKENANREIAEGVQVFTSLMKSVERGLDELIKTIEEKQKTTEQQTEVFIKELEQEISELMKRSTEVEQLSRSEDHLHFLQSFSSLKDVPTTKDWTELSVPPASYEGTVVRAVAQLEETLSKEMKKLIEAELKRVQQYAVDVTLDPDTAHPKLILSDDGKQVNHGDVRKALPDNPERFCLNPCVLGKQSFSSGRFYFEVQVKGKTEWDFGVARESVSRKGKIALGPKNGYWTTWLRNGNEYRALDNPSVSLSLRSQPQKVGVFVDYEEGLVSFYDVDAAALIYSFTGCSFTEKLFPYFSPCSNDGGKNSAPLIISVVNQTA from the coding sequence ATGTCTGCTGCCAACAATCAGATGTCTGAAAATCAGTTTCTGTGCTCCATCTGTCTGGATGTGTTCACTGACCCAGTCACCACACCTTGTGGACACAACTTCTGCAAAAATTGCATCACTGAACACTGGAAAATTAATGAGAGCTGCCAGTGTCCCATGTGTAAGGAGGCTTTTACCACAAGGCCTGATTTGAGGGTCAATACTTTCATCTCTGAGATGGTTGCTCAGTTCAGACAGTCGgctcagcaggaagtcagcagcagcagcagttcagagcAACAAGTGTCCAAACCAGGAGAAGTTCTCTGTGACGTCTGCACTGGAACCAAACTGAAGGCCCTGAAGTCCTGCCTGGTCTGCCTGGTCTCCTACTGTGAGACTCACCTGGAGCCTCATCTGACAGCTTCACGTCTGAAGAGACATCAGCTGATCGACCCTGTGGAGAACCTGGAAGGCAGGATGTGCATGAAGCACGATAAACCTCTGGAGCTGTTCTGTAAGACCGACCAcacatgtgtctgcatgctctgCACTGTTTTAGACCACAAGACACATGATGTTGTTCCTCTGAGAGAAGAATATGATGGAAAGAAGGCCgagctgaggaagacagaggacgTAATTCAGCAGGTGATCCAGAAGAGACGACTGAAGATTGAGGAGATCAAACAGTCAGTGAGGCTCAGCAAGGAAAATGCAAACAGAGAGATAGCAGAAGGTGTTCAGGTCTTCACTTCTCTGATGAAGTCTGTTGAGAGAGGCCTGGATGAGCTCATCAAAACCAttgaagagaagcagaaaacaacagaacaacagactgaagttttcatcaaagagctggaacaagaaatctctgagctgatgaagagaagcactgaggtggagcagctctcaCGCTCTGAAGACCACCTCCACTTTCTCCAAAGCTTCTCGTCTCTGAAGGACGTCCCAACCACCAAAGACTGGACAGAGCTCAGTGTCCCTCCAGCATCATATGAGGGGACTGTGGTGAGAGCTGtggctcagctggaggagacactcagtaaagagatgaagaagctgattgaagcagagctgaagagggtCCAGCAGTATGCAGTGGATGTGACTCTTGATCCTGATACAGCACATCCCAAACTCATCCTGTCTGATGATGGGAAACAAGTGAATCATGGTGATGTTAGGAAGGCTCTTCCAGACAATCCAGAGAGATTTTGTCTCAATCCTTGTGTTTTAGGAAAGCAGAGTTTCTCTTCAGGCAGATTTTACTTTGAGGTTCAGGTTAAAGGAAAGACTGAATGGGACTTTGGAGTCGCCAGAGAGTCGGTCAGCAGGAAGGGAAAAATTGCACTGGGTCCTAAGAATGGTTACTGGACAACATGGttgagaaatggaaatgagtacAGAGCTCTTGATAACCCAtcagtcagtctctctctgaggTCTCAGCCTCAGAAGGTGGGGGTGTTTGTGGATTATGAGGAGGGTCTGGTCTCCTTTTATGACGTAGATGCTGCAGCTCTTATCTACTCCTTTACTGGCTGCTCCTTCACAGAGAAACTCTTCCCATACTTCAGTCCCTGTTCTAATGATGGTGGTAAAAACTCTGCACCTCTGATCATCTCTGTTGTCAATCAAACTGCGTAG
- the LOC143319435 gene encoding E3 ubiquitin-protein ligase TRIM21-like → MSAANNQMSENQFLCSICLDVFTDPVTTPCGHNFCKNCITEHWKINESCQCPTCKEAFTTRPDLRVNTFISEMVAQFRQSTQQEVSSSSSEQQVFKPGEVPCDVCTGTKLKALKSCLVCLVSYCETHLEPHLTASRLKRHQLIDPVENLEGRMCMKHDKPLELFCKTDHTCVCMLCTVLDHKTHDVVPLREEYDGKKAELRKTEAEIQQVIQKRRLKIEELKQSVRLSKEDADREIAEGVQVFTSLMKSVERGLDELIKTIEEKQKTTEKETEVFIKELEQEISELMKRSTEVEQLSRSEDHLHFLQSFSSLDVPTTKDWTELSVPPASYEGTVVRAVAQLEKTLSKEMKKLIEAELKRVQQYAVDVTLDPDTAHPELILSDDGKQVNHGDVRKTLPDNPERFSLCVCVLGKQSFSSGRFYFEVQVKGKTEWDFGVATESISRKGKINLTPENGFWTIWLRNGNEYRALENPSVSLSLRSQPQKVGVFVDYEEGLVSFYDVDAAALIYSFTGCSFIEKLFPYFSPYTNDGGKNSAPLIISAVNQTA, encoded by the coding sequence ATGTCTGCTGCCAACAATCAGATGTCTGAAAATCAGTTTCTGTGCTCCATCTGTCTGGATGTGTTCACTGACCCAGTCACCACACCTTGTGGACACAACTTCTGCAAAAATTGCATCACTGAACACTGGAAAATTAATGAGAGCTGCCAGTGTCCCACGTGTAAGGAGGCTTTTACCACAAGGCCTGATTTGAGGGTCAATACTTTCATCTCTGAGATGGTTGCTCAGTTCAGACAGTCGActcagcaggaagtcagcagcagcagttcagagcAACAAGTGTTCAAACCAGGAGAAGTTCCCTGTGACGTCTGCACTGGAACCAAACTGAAGGCCCTGAAGTCCTGCCTGGTCTGTCTGGTCTCCTACTGTGAGACCCACCTGGAGCCTCATCTGACAGCTTCACGTCTGAAGAGACATCAGCTGATCGACCCTGTGGAGAACCTGGAAGGCAGGATGTGCATGAAGCACGATAAACCTCTGGAGCTGTTCTGTAAGACCGACCAcacatgtgtctgcatgctctgCACTGTTTTAGACCACAAGACACATGATGTTGTTCCTCTGAGAGAAGAATATGATGGAAAGAAGGCCgagctgaggaagacagaggctGAAATTCAGCAGGTGATCCAGAAGAGACGACTGAAGATTGAGGAGCTCAAACAGTCAGTGAGGCTCAGCAAGGaagatgcagacagagagatagcAGAAGGTGTTCAGGTCTTCACTTCTCTGATGAAGTCTGTTGAGAGAGGCCTGGATGAGCTCATCAAAACCAttgaagagaagcagaaaacaacagaaaaagagactgaagttttcatcaaagagctggaacaagaaatctctgagctgatgaagagaagcactgaggtggagcagctctcaCGCTCTGAAGACCACCTCCACTTTCTCCAAAGCTTCTCGTCTCTGGACGTCCCAACCACCAAAGACTGGACAGAGCTCAGCGTCCCTCCAGCATCATATGAGGGGACTGTGGTGAGAGCTGTGGCTCAGCTGGAGAAGACACTCAGtaaagagatgaagaagctgattgaagcagagctgaagagggtCCAGCAGTATGCAGTAGATGTGACTCTTGATCCTGATACAGCACATCCTGAACTCATCCTGTCTGATGATGGGAAACAAGTGAATCATGGTGATGTTAGGAAGACTCTTCCAGACAATCCAGAGAGattttctttatgtgtttgtgttttaggaaAGCAGAGTTTCTCTTCAGGCAGATTTTACTTTGAGGTTCAGGTTAAAGGAAAGACTGAATGGGACTTTGGAGTCGCCACAGAGTCGATCAGCAGGAAGGGAAAAATCAACCTGACTCCTGAGAACGGTTTCTGGACTATATGGctgagaaatggaaatgagtacAGAGCTCTTGAAAACCCAtcagtcagtctctctctgaggTCCCAGCCTCAGAAGGTGGGGGTGTTTGTGGATTATGAGGAGGGTCTGGTCTCCTTTTATGACGTAGATGCTGCAGCTCTTATCTACTCCTTTACTGGCTGCTCCTTCATAGAGAAACTCTTCCCATACTTCAGTCCCTATACAAATGATGGTGGTAAAAACTCTGCACCTCTGATcatctctgctgtcaatcaaactgcgTAG